DNA from Polaribacter sp. NJDZ03:
TATTGGTGCAACTACAATTTTTTGGGTTCTTGGTTTGTTTATTAAATCTCAAAAAATAGAAAAATCTGATTATAAAAAACTACTCTTAGCAGCCATTTTTGGTATTAGTCTAAATATGCTTTCTTTCTTTAAAGGGTTAATTTTAACCACGCCAATTAGTGCTTCTGTTATTATGGTTACCTCACCAATTATGGTACTCATTTTCTCTAGTCTTTTAATTAGAAAAGCCATTGGTAAACTTCGTGTTTTAGGTATAATCATTGGTTTAATAGGTACAGTTTTACTTATTACGTACGGTAATTCATCAAACAATAGTGGTACAAATAGCAATTGGGGCAATTTTTTAATTTTTGTAAATGCCACCTCTTATGGTTTGTATTTAGTAATCTCTAAAAGCTTAATTCACAAATACCACCCAATTACACTTGTTAAATGGCTCTATTTAATAGGGCTTATATTTGTACTTCCTTTTGGTTACAGAGATTTTACAGAAATAAGTTGGCAAGAAATGCCTATAAATATTTACTGGAATATTGGCTTTGTTATTGTGTTTACTTCTTGTGTTACCTACCTATTTAATTTATATGGTTTATCAAAATTAAAACCAACAACTGTTAGTGTTTTTATATACTTACAGCCAGTTATAGGAACAATTTATGCTTTAATTATTGGTAGCGATTCTTTAAACCTTATAAAAGTTGGTGCAACAATACTTATCTTTTGTGGTGTATATTTAGTAACCAAGCAAGTAAAAGAATAGCCACAATTAAAACTTATAAATCAACTTTGCTCGTTTAAATTAGTAAAATTCATCATCCTTAAAATTAGTGCGAATTTTTAAAATATCTGTCTTTATCATTTTCAATGATTTACAAATGCATTCCCTTAAAAATTCTGTGAAATAAAAACTATATTTGCCCCTCATCTAAAATGTTGATTTTATGATTCAATCTATGACTGGTTATGGCAAGTCTGTATTACAATTACCTACTAAAAAAGTAACCATAGAAATTAAATCTTTAAACAGTAAAAACCTCGATT
Protein-coding regions in this window:
- a CDS encoding DMT family transporter yields the protein MKINQRTIALIAVTIATIIYGLNYSIAKEVMPTYVKPFGFILIRVIGATTIFWVLGLFIKSQKIEKSDYKKLLLAAIFGISLNMLSFFKGLILTTPISASVIMVTSPIMVLIFSSLLIRKAIGKLRVLGIIIGLIGTVLLITYGNSSNNSGTNSNWGNFLIFVNATSYGLYLVISKSLIHKYHPITLVKWLYLIGLIFVLPFGYRDFTEISWQEMPINIYWNIGFVIVFTSCVTYLFNLYGLSKLKPTTVSVFIYLQPVIGTIYALIIGSDSLNLIKVGATILIFCGVYLVTKQVKE